ACAGCTTTGATAGCACGGTATGAAATCGCGCTTATTTCCCGCCTCcacaataattattacgatacaCATGCGACACAGAGACCggattttcttaaaaaaaattctccaacgAAATATCGAAACACGCGTAAAggctttcaattttcactgaaaataACTTGGGTTtggggaaaattttctcacgtataatattatcgaGTAAAAGACGACTTCGTGGTCAGCACGAGTCCTTCACCAGACTGATTCGCACTCTTTCACTATTTCACTTCTAATTTACTTTCGTCCTCACTAACCGACGCCTGATTTTATAACATCGTTACACGTATTGTGTTTTACCTCGCACAATCATCTTCGCTCATTTACTTATAGAGTTGTAGGCACGCCTGTGGGCAGGGAAAGtatgatatatgtatgacTTAGCTTATAGGATCGTTGGTGCTCGCGGATGGTTTAATTGCGGCTAGTCTTTCTTGCGAAATTTGCAGAAAGCAGTCAACTGATCGTATTTCTGGCTCCCTCTTACTGCAATAATCACATCATTTCGCGTTCCGCAATGGAATTGCGTTCGCATTATACTTCTACGCAATACCTACTTCATCTCCACTTCCTTAAGTGTGTTGTACGATTCGTTGTCAATCATACATGACATTCACTAAACTCGTGTTCCAATTattcgccattttttttttttttttgtcaacagGTAATTTAGAAAGGGAGATTCCACTGATACATGGGATTATTCTCCGTATCGAAAAGTGGGAATAGGCTCGACTATGGAGGACCAAGTTGTGACTTAAAAACCCTTAACCTGCTTCCATTCAATTTGCACCTACAACATTGACACTAATTATCATATTCAACATGTGATTATCTACGTAACTCGAACAAAGTACCTTGTGGATTATGATTCACCACTCATGACGCAACATCACTCCGcataatatataatagtaGCTGATAAGAGCGCAACGTTACTCATATTTAAATACCGAAAAGTTGGACAAATTATATCCTTAAAgctataataaataaattgcatatttatttattcgcaaCTGATAAActgggaaattggaaaatttttgtcgtATGTACGGTGATGATACCTATACATGTTTATGGTATAGAGTTCACGTAACACATTTTGCACGAAACATGGATGGACGTAGTATCAATGAGTAAGAATTGTACCTATGGAAAATCAAACTGATTGTGGTATTAGGATCTCAAAGTTGCGTGAATATTATGTTTGGTATTGCAGTATACTCATATTACTAATTCGGATATTACTGGACAGCTGCTGAAGATACTTGCATTGACGTGAGAATGAATATGATGGATTGTTTTTAGAACATGAAGAGTGCGTTACTTGGAATCGTTTCCAATTTTCTCTGCAACTGCCCAAAAACGATCTCAATTTCTAAGAATTCTTGGCAAGTCCTTGAAcatggaaatatttttgaagtaaTGAACCAAAATAGGATTCGTTATTCAAATGGTCTTTCCGTGGATATGTTATACGCAAAAATATATGAGAGATCCacatatgtatttacatatgCTTGTACGCGGGCTCAGCGTATTGAAATTTCCACCATTCCTGGCACTTGCGtaatggttgaaaaataactgTGTTCTACATGCAACCATACCGACATCACAATTGGCTGCAAGGTTTGCGATAAGGTATTAGAAGGTTCGGTATACAGCACAGGACAATATAGACGATATggtaataacgaaaaaaaaagaattcgcAATCGTTAAAGTTTATCGACGGCGTGAAAGCTATATATCCAGTGGCTACAATAGGTTGCATTTTCAAAGTGTCTTCGCATTGTACAATCTGCCTTTGACGGAACTGGAAGAGTAAATTATGAAGCGATTAGCGAGCCTGCTGCTGATTGTCATCTTGACTACAGAATACGCCAGTGCTGGTGAGAATTTGGATTAAACAGACGCCGTTGCGACTACTCTTAACACTTGTCTACTTCAGTCTATCGATTCGCAATAAGTTTGAAATATAACGCGTATCAGTCGCTCTCATtaatcgtaaaaattatttttttcgacttcCAGTAACTGTGGTAAGAGAGAGGGATGGGAGCATGGAAAGTAGCAATGGTATAAACGGCAGGGTGGCGGACCATGTTAGACAGTTAATCAACGGGGTTGAACACCTTCCTTACATCGGGGAAATAGTTAAGAACTTTTTAACACAGGTGATAGACATCGTGATTCAATTGGACGTTGCAACCCACGGAAATCTTAGCCGCATGATAAATAGGATAATGCCATGTACAATTTCCGTTGACGGAAGTATGATGTGCAGCGGAGTTTCCATGGCATCACAAATTCGTGAGCTCGTTACGAGCCTGATAGACATCTTCCTTCCTCCATGGGCCAAGATTGTGTTCGTCACGGTTATAGCTCGCATGAAACCAATGAATTTCACTGATAACTGGTAGCCCGGTTCTATCCATCTGTGCATAATATTGATGTCAttgatattatacaattatctATGTAACGATGCGTCTTTATTGCATCTGTGTTCGATTAAAACTTTATCTATACAATGAATATTTCCTGAAGAATTTTCCATCTACCTGGATTGTTATTCACTCCTCACGCCATCGTTTATATCCGTGTAATATGTGTAAGTATAGTTGATAAAAGAGCAAGCTGGTCAGTTGTATTTCAATATCGATAAAGTGTGGGCACTGTATGCTGGACGGATAAGCCAGGACCTCAGTTTCGTCCACGATGATCAGATGCATAGGTATAATGTGAAGTAGAAATAAACCAAACACTTAGGTCTGCGTAATCAAACATCGTAGCCAGTTGTGAGTAATTACTGTAATTACGTTCTGTCCCATTCATCTTTATGTCGTAGCGGGAACATGAGCCAAGTTAATAAGGATGCGTTCTGAAATTAGCCCCCAGTATTGTCAacaatcttttatctcttcCTCTTGTCTAGGGAGTTTTTTTCGCACTGCCAGATAGTCTTGGAACGTATCCTAAGACATTTGAAAACAACAGTCCGTCGTACTACAATGAACATTAGGAAAATGTTTTGAGACAATAATGCGTATATTATACGATGAAAAAGGGTTACAAATATTCAGAAGCGAATTGACAACGATGCGTAATTTCAAACGCCCAGACGTATTTATATAACGTCATAAAGTAGAGGTGTACTAGCTGTATATCGCACATTATATAGTATGGTGGAAGATCGTCTACACTCGAATGCCAAAGACCCGTTGAAACTGTTGTGCACAGTTGACACAGTCGACAAACGAAAATGTACGTTTTGGAATATTTTCTCGAGGCTAGACAGGTTACAAAAATCcaagaattttcaacattcCGTACAAGGAATGCAACGACATTATTGTGGCCGTCAGACCCTCAGGTAGTGCTCCCTGACGCGCAAGGGTCACGGCAAATTCGTCCAATTTTGGTAGCATGAAGTTCTTCGTGAGCTTCCAGCCCTCAACCAACGCAGCTTCACTTATGTTCGACACTATCCGGCCTGCGAGGTTCATCAAAGGACGTTGGATCGCAGTTATAATTCTGATTATCCCCATATGTCCCCAGGCCAGTAGGCGACAGAACAGAACCAACGGCATTCTGAGGATGCTGACAAGTATACCGCGGTGGTTGTCGTGGCCTGAAAACAACGTTTTATTCGTCAGTATCTGCTCTTTTCGTTTATGACACAGTATCGAGTAATCAGCGCCCACGATCATATTACCCTCATCGTTATTGCTCGTCGTCTGCAGCTTGTTGGTACTCGTATTAAGAGCGACGGATCGATTGTCCCCGGCATAGGAACTGGTTCTATGATCAGCAGAGACTTTCGGAAATATACAGTGGATTGTCAGAAAAATGCCGAGCAAAATTAGCCCCCTTCTCGACATCGTTGCGACTAGGGGCGAGTCACTTCTGCTGCAGGAGAGTGGAAACCGATGATTACAAGCCGATGGCAATCCCCTCTCTTGTGGCAAAAGATACCCTTCGCAATTACGTTAACTATTCAGACTGGTATACTGGTCGCATATGCACGCTGCATTTGCTATGAAAGTGACAAAATGGCGTCGACTGTGACGTATTGGTTGACGGTATGATATGCTAAATCGACAACTAACTCATGGCAGGATTAAGAGAAGAACCAGCGGATGGCGattctgtatttttcaataGTTCGTGATGGCAATTTAGTGACTTATATGGATGTCAGCTATTCACATCACATAGGGGAAGAAGGTCTACAAACACAGtggtatacattttttttacagtaagAAGCTTGATTTATTCACCAGCAAGGGATTCACCAGCAAGGCTGCTACCAGAAAATAAAGTTATGGAACAAGGCTGCAAGTCGAAAACTCGTCAGTTATTCTATACGGAAATTGATATTGGCACACTTTGATGAGTACAAGTGTCATTGTCTGCTCAAATTTACTGTCAACGTTATGTACCGCAAGTGGATTGATGCATAATCGGCAAGATGCGATACTTGCAATATAGGTAATTGGTACGATTATTCGGCATAATTATCTGCATATTCGTACGATAATATCAAAAAATAGCCACGGACGTAGCTCATATCAATTTCGAAGGCGAATCAATCGTTGTGTTACACACTATCCACGCATAGTTAATTGTGTTTCGTAAAAGCTGCACAACAATGTCTAATTAACTCGTGAATAATTCACGCGTCGCGAGTGATAAGTCGAACGACCAAGGTCGTGTTCCACGCAATTTACTTGTGGCTTGTAAATTGTAAACAATAAGTCATGCGGCAGTCACACGtgaaattttggtaatttgaaTAGTTTcaataaactaaacaaaagTATAGTTCTTACGTAGTTGTATAATGTACGAACCAACATAAGTAACGCAAGGAATGATGACATTCAATACGTACGTTGTATTAGTAAGCCCAAGGTACACAAGCCTTTGGAGAGTCAAAAGTTTGATCATACTCGTATTTCAAGATTGAACGGTATCGAATTCTGCGGCTGGGAATTCAGTCGAGCATTTCGGAGGAACTTGCAAAAACTCTATGCGTAAATTATACGTtcttgaaaacgaaaattaagcGATCGGCCTTGTTTGCGCCTACCGACATAAGTTGGCGCGTTGTTACAACTATGATCAataaaagggagaaaaaaacttgtgtacacactgaaaaaaatacctgATATGACTAATTGGTATACTCTGTACATACATGGCATTCGCTTAAATTTAACGTTACATCTTCGTGTCGTACGA
The Neodiprion fabricii isolate iyNeoFabr1 chromosome 5, iyNeoFabr1.1, whole genome shotgun sequence genome window above contains:
- the LOC124183825 gene encoding uncharacterized protein LOC124183825 translates to MKRLASLLLIVILTTEYASAVTVVRERDGSMESSNGINGRVADHVRQLINGVEHLPYIGEIVKNFLTQVIDIVIQLDVATHGNLSRMINRIMPCTISVDGSMMCSGVSMASQIRELVTSLIDIFLPPWAKIVFVTVIARMKPMNFTDNW